A window of Fusarium verticillioides 7600 chromosome 10, whole genome shotgun sequence contains these coding sequences:
- a CDS encoding hypothetical protein (At least one base has a quality score < 10), with amino-acid sequence MPHKDFPIRPLVRAFDPVGPDTLGPPDLDFASLFRETNVPEDAPLTLYPEQLNVPWHTSLPWVRQSKWWTQGEAAGRDLVNRISTDKASERGALPVEFMDERRKGKINELVEDAVSCAVYLYPSASRTRIELLTQALLLLYFHDDVMERGATQDETTVADDFVTMKPKNKHMKRFYDEVMECDPILGPGLLRAIGLFVSAGRKKSPFKQDTYATLAEYVDYRRHDIAKPFMVAAIRFGTGIHHTPEEIAPFEELEELYVLHSMLINDLYSYDKEIHESRTIGASVVNAVHVIEKLMFVPPHLAKTITRTMSFDVEKKYYAESERFMRDPALSDDQRTYVIALFDCLTGNLFHHATLGRYTPYAEYVFDCKT; translated from the exons ATGCCTCACAAAGACTTCCCCATCAGACCTCTAGTCCGTGCTTTTGACCCCGTTGGTCCAGACACTCTTGGACCTCCCGACCTTGACTTTGCTTCACTGTTCAGAGAGACAAACGTCCCTGAAGATGCTCCTCTAACGCTGTATCCTGAACAGCTGAACGTTCCGTGGCATACTTCTCTCCCATGGGTGAGACAGTCCAAGTGGTGGACTCAGGGTGAAGCAGCTGGACGGGACTTGGTGAATCGAATCAGTACCGACAAAGCGTCTGAGAGAGGAGCTCTACCAGTGGAGTTTATGGACGAGCGCCGAAAGGGAAAGATTAACGAGCTCGTCGAAGATGCGGTTTCATGCGCCGTTTACCTCTATCCGTCGGCGTCGCGAACTCGAATAGAACTGTTGACgcaggctcttcttcttttataTTTCCACGATG ATGTTATGGAACGCGGTGCAACACAAGAT GAAACAACAGTTGCTGATGACTTCGTGACTATGAAGCCTAAGAACAAACACATGAAGCGATTCTACGATGAAGTTATGGAATGTGATCCCATTCTTGGCCCTGGCCTCCTCCGAGCCATTGGTCTCTTTGTCAGTGCAGGCCGCAAAAAGTCACCATTCAAGCAAGACACATACGCAACTTTGGCTGAGTACGTGGACTACCGCCGCCACGATATTGCCAAACC CTTCATGGTTGCCGCTATCCGCTTCGGAACCGGTATTCACCATACTCCCGAGGAAATCGCTCCCTTTGAGGAGCTAGAAGAGCTCTACGTTCTTCACTCTATGCTCATCAACGATCTCTACTCCTACGATAAGGAGATCCACGAGTCGCGCACCATCGGCGCCTCTGTCGTCAACGCAGTACATGTCATTGAAAAGCTCATGTTTGTGCCGCCGCATTTGGCAAAGACTATTACTCGAACTATGAGCTTCgacgttgagaagaagtatTACGCCGAGTCGGAGAGATTCATGCGTGATCCGGCGCTGAGCGACGACCAGCGTACTTATGTCATTGCACTTTTTGATTGTTTGACTGGGAATCTATTCCATCATGCTACGTTGGGAAGATACACTCCATATGCGGAGTATGTTTTTGATTGCAAGACTTAG